A genomic region of bacterium contains the following coding sequences:
- a CDS encoding 2-oxo acid dehydrogenase subunit E2, with the protein MSEVRMPQLGETVVEGTIVQWFKQVGDNVAEDEPLFEVSTDKVDSEVPSPMSGVLVEIVAAEGDTVEVGAVIAVLSEDGAAAPVAPAPPAAPAATPAPVEALPEPEPAPATAPAPEPEPEPSVSNGGNTASGGEGILLSPVVRRLIAENGLDPSQITGTGKGGRITRADVESYLSQHRTAAAPTTAAALPRPPSPATPSRTVGRDTVVPLNNIRRITGDHMVRSKQVSPHVLTAVEVDFEGVERVRQSHRAAFKAEHGFSLTYLPFIARAVCDALHSYPHINASVGEGELVVHNYVNLAVAVDLDFQGLLAPVVVDADRKRLVAIAEEVADLSQRARAKKLNADEISGGTFTITNPGQWGTMMQFPIISQPQVAILSTDGIRRRPVAVTAEDGSEAIAIHSVGVLALAWDHRAFDGAYVAAFLDHVRSIIETRDWHTEMT; encoded by the coding sequence ATGTCTGAGGTCAGGATGCCGCAACTGGGCGAGACGGTGGTGGAAGGGACCATCGTCCAGTGGTTCAAGCAAGTGGGCGACAACGTGGCCGAAGACGAGCCGCTCTTCGAAGTATCCACCGACAAGGTGGATTCCGAAGTGCCGTCGCCCATGTCTGGAGTGCTGGTGGAGATCGTGGCTGCCGAGGGCGACACGGTGGAAGTGGGCGCGGTAATCGCCGTTTTGAGTGAGGACGGGGCGGCCGCACCGGTCGCGCCAGCCCCACCGGCGGCGCCAGCAGCAACCCCGGCCCCGGTAGAGGCGCTGCCGGAACCAGAGCCTGCTCCTGCAACCGCCCCCGCTCCAGAGCCCGAACCTGAGCCGAGCGTTTCGAATGGCGGCAATACCGCTTCCGGCGGCGAAGGCATTCTGCTGTCGCCGGTGGTACGTCGGCTTATCGCTGAGAACGGGTTGGACCCGTCTCAGATCACGGGCACCGGCAAAGGGGGGCGCATCACCCGAGCCGATGTCGAGTCGTACCTGTCCCAGCACCGCACTGCGGCTGCGCCGACGACGGCGGCGGCACTGCCACGCCCGCCCTCACCGGCGACGCCGTCTCGCACCGTCGGACGGGACACGGTGGTGCCGCTCAATAACATCCGCCGCATCACTGGCGATCACATGGTGCGGTCGAAGCAGGTGTCGCCCCATGTGCTGACCGCGGTGGAGGTGGACTTCGAAGGGGTGGAACGGGTGCGGCAGTCCCACCGGGCGGCATTCAAGGCCGAGCACGGCTTCAGCCTCACCTATCTGCCCTTCATCGCCCGGGCGGTGTGCGACGCCCTCCACTCCTATCCCCACATCAACGCTTCGGTGGGAGAAGGCGAACTGGTCGTACACAACTATGTGAACCTGGCCGTCGCCGTCGACCTCGACTTCCAGGGGCTGCTGGCCCCGGTGGTGGTGGACGCCGACCGCAAGCGGCTGGTGGCCATAGCCGAGGAGGTGGCCGATCTGTCGCAGCGGGCTCGGGCCAAGAAGCTGAACGCCGATGAAATTTCCGGGGGCACGTTCACGATCACCAACCCCGGCCAGTGGGGCACGATGATGCAGTTCCCCATCATCAGCCAACCCCAGGTGGCCATCTTGTCAACCGACGGAATTCGCCGTCGGCCGGTGGCAGTGACCGCCGAAGACGGCAGCGAGGCCATTGCCATCCACTCGGTGGGGGTGCTGGCCCTGGCCTGGGACCATCGGGCTTTTGACGGGGCCTATGTGGCCGCCTTCTTGGACCACGTTCGGTCGATCATCGAAACCCGCGACTGGCATACCGAGATGACGTGA
- the lipA gene encoding lipoyl synthase: MIAERDVVAEDDAVNPLRIRWLGRVSYRDAHACQQAMFERRGDCLLLLEHPHVFTLGLRGDEANILVNPAEVGAEVVYTDRGGDVTYHGPGQLVGYPVMTVPGKRGGGMADTVAYVRSVEQLVIDALADLGLSNCGRLSDYPGVWVDPDSDNPRKIAAIGVRLSRARSMHGFALNVDCDLDWFDRIVPCGIPDKAVTSLAAEGRRATMLEVVDAVAARAADRWGAGGVDRADVAWRQRPEDLSPFSRGMGPGELPGKAVRLQSRMNEAGLDGGLDITERKPPWMRVALRTGPEFRRLRSVLHSRNLVTVCEEAGCPNIYECWNEGTATFMINGERCTRACGFCLVDTQRPEPPDPVEPERVADAVEAMGLDYAVVTAVARDDLPDGGAAGFAAVTAAIRRRTPGVRVEVLIPDCKGDPEALAVVFEARPDVLNHNIETVARLQRVVRPSAGYGRSLAVLARAKAAGLTTKSSIIVGLGETNDEVVQTMADLAAVGTDIVTVGQYLRPTTHHLPIARWVPPDQFERFQEIGLSLGISHVEASPLTRSSHHAQHAHAQALASPVRAAGVG; this comes from the coding sequence GTGATTGCAGAACGGGATGTCGTAGCAGAAGATGACGCAGTGAATCCGCTTCGCATCCGGTGGCTGGGGCGGGTGTCGTACCGGGATGCGCACGCCTGCCAGCAGGCCATGTTCGAGCGGCGGGGCGACTGCTTGCTGCTGTTGGAGCATCCCCATGTGTTTACTCTGGGGCTGCGGGGCGACGAGGCCAACATCCTGGTAAACCCCGCCGAGGTGGGGGCCGAGGTGGTCTACACCGACCGGGGCGGCGATGTCACCTATCACGGGCCTGGCCAGCTCGTCGGCTACCCGGTGATGACCGTCCCCGGCAAGCGGGGTGGGGGCATGGCCGACACAGTGGCCTATGTGCGCTCAGTGGAGCAGCTGGTAATCGATGCGCTGGCCGATCTGGGGTTGTCCAACTGCGGTCGCCTGTCCGACTACCCCGGAGTGTGGGTTGACCCCGACAGCGACAATCCTCGCAAGATCGCCGCAATCGGAGTGCGCCTCAGCCGCGCTCGCTCCATGCACGGCTTCGCCCTGAACGTGGACTGCGACTTGGACTGGTTCGATCGCATCGTGCCCTGCGGCATTCCCGACAAGGCGGTCACCTCGTTGGCTGCCGAGGGGCGTCGGGCAACCATGCTAGAGGTGGTGGACGCGGTGGCAGCCCGGGCCGCCGACCGCTGGGGCGCCGGGGGAGTGGACCGGGCTGACGTGGCCTGGCGGCAGCGGCCCGAGGATTTGAGCCCGTTCAGCCGGGGTATGGGACCGGGCGAGCTGCCGGGCAAGGCCGTCCGCCTGCAAAGCAGGATGAACGAAGCCGGCCTCGACGGCGGCTTGGACATTACCGAGCGCAAGCCGCCCTGGATGCGGGTGGCCCTTAGGACCGGCCCCGAGTTCCGGCGGCTTCGGTCGGTGCTGCACAGCCGGAATCTGGTGACAGTGTGCGAGGAAGCCGGGTGCCCCAACATCTACGAGTGCTGGAACGAGGGCACGGCCACGTTCATGATCAACGGAGAGCGCTGCACGCGGGCCTGCGGGTTCTGCCTGGTGGACACGCAGCGCCCCGAGCCCCCCGACCCTGTAGAGCCCGAGCGGGTGGCCGACGCGGTGGAGGCCATGGGCTTGGACTACGCGGTGGTGACCGCGGTGGCCCGCGACGACCTGCCCGACGGGGGCGCCGCCGGTTTCGCCGCCGTCACCGCTGCCATCCGCCGCCGTACTCCCGGAGTGCGGGTGGAGGTGCTCATTCCGGATTGCAAGGGCGACCCCGAGGCGCTGGCCGTGGTCTTTGAGGCCCGACCCGATGTGTTGAACCACAACATCGAGACCGTGGCCCGACTTCAGCGGGTGGTACGGCCCTCGGCGGGCTATGGCCGCAGCCTGGCCGTGTTGGCCCGGGCCAAGGCGGCGGGGCTCACCACCAAGTCGTCGATCATCGTCGGCCTGGGCGAGACTAACGATGAGGTGGTCCAGACCATGGCCGACTTGGCCGCAGTGGGCACCGACATCGTGACCGTCGGCCAGTATCTGCGGCCCACTACCCATCATCTTCCGATTGCCCGGTGGGTGCCGCCGGACCAATTCGAGCGATTTCAGGAGATCGGCCTATCGTTGGGCATCTCACACGTGGAGGCCAGCCCCTTGACTCGCAGCTCCCACCACGCCCAACACGCCCACGCCCAGGCTCTGGCTTCTCCAGTCAGGGCCGCAGGAGTAGGTTGA
- a CDS encoding Sir2 family NAD-dependent protein deacetylase codes for MRQIEELGEEIEAARNVLRSAKRIVVLTGAGISTDSGIPDFRGPEGLWTKNPEAEKTATLSSYVSDPELRKRNWQRLVEGSMWEGKDPNPGHRALVDLERQGRLHTLITQNVDGLHRAAGTSEDRLVEIHGTTSKVRCLDCGDTAPMEYALERVRAGEADPPCRICGGILKSATISFGQNLVMADLHRSEQAAMACDSLLAVGSTLTVYPIANVVPIAHQAGSPVVIVNAEPTPFDGLAAAVVPASISEALPLIVAQ; via the coding sequence ATGCGTCAGATCGAAGAACTGGGCGAAGAGATCGAGGCGGCCCGAAATGTGCTGCGTTCCGCGAAGAGAATTGTCGTGCTCACCGGAGCAGGGATCTCTACCGACAGCGGCATTCCCGACTTCCGGGGGCCGGAGGGGCTGTGGACCAAGAACCCCGAGGCCGAGAAGACGGCCACGCTGTCGTCGTATGTGTCCGACCCCGAGCTGCGCAAGCGCAACTGGCAGCGGCTGGTCGAGGGGTCGATGTGGGAGGGCAAGGATCCCAATCCCGGACACCGGGCGCTGGTGGATCTGGAGCGTCAGGGAAGGCTGCACACGCTGATCACCCAGAACGTCGACGGCCTGCATCGGGCGGCGGGCACCTCTGAGGACCGATTGGTGGAGATCCACGGCACCACGTCCAAAGTCCGCTGCCTGGATTGCGGCGACACCGCTCCCATGGAGTACGCCTTGGAGCGGGTGAGGGCGGGGGAGGCCGACCCGCCGTGTCGCATCTGCGGCGGGATCTTGAAGTCGGCCACCATCTCCTTCGGCCAGAATCTGGTGATGGCCGATCTGCACCGCTCGGAACAGGCCGCCATGGCCTGCGACAGTTTGCTGGCGGTTGGTTCCACCCTCACCGTGTACCCGATCGCCAACGTGGTGCCCATTGCCCATCAGGCCGGTTCCCCGGTGGTGATAGTGAACGCCGAGCCCACTCCCTTCGACGGATTGGCCGCCGCAGTGGTGCCGGCCTCGATAAGCGAGGCGCTGCCGCTGATCGTTGCCCAATGA
- the metH gene encoding methionine synthase translates to MGSYEDAAQERVLIYDGAFGTYVQEQPLSADDFGGPDLEGCNELLCLTRPELIAGMHDLYLGLGVDAVETATFGAFAVPLAEYGIADQAYEINLAAARIAKEAAHGHSAAGRPRWVAGSVGPGTKLASLGQIRYADLRDAFEVQARGLLDGGVDLFIIETQYDLLGAKAAINGCRRAMAAAGREVPLQVQVTIEMTGRMLPGTETGAALAALAPLSPAVFGLNCATGPAEMGEHLRVLSEQCPVPVACIPNAGLPQVVDGRMHYDVGPDELADYLARYVTELGVSVIGGCCGTTSEHLQAVIDRCADLVPGPRPGALPPSATSMYTAVPFAQDTSFLIVGERTNANGSRKFRDAMLEGDWDGCLQIARDQVGEGAHLLDLCVDYVGRDGTADMDELARRFATGVAAPLVLDSTEPDVMQAGLEWIGGRAVLNSANLEDGEAEGSRLDRVLTLAREYGAAVVCLLIDEEGQARDLEWKMRVAHRLYRLAVDRYGLSPSDLIFDALTFPLSTGDDDLRQDGLATIEAIRRIKSELPGAYTTLGVSNVSFGLKPAARHVLNSMFLHECLNAGLDSAIVHAGRIIPLNRVDPHHRDVCLDLIYDRRGSGGIASEGRGDYDPLTELLAAFENVTTTAAVKEDRSGWPVEQRLEQRIIDGERDGLEDDLDEALATTPALDIVNNTLLAGMKVVGELFASGEMQLPFVLQSAETMKTAVSYLEPHMEKADDTGGKGRIVLATVKGDVHDIGKNLVDIILTNNGYEVHNLGIKVSIAEMIERALEVDAHALGMSGLLVKSTLIMRDNLEELNTRDLHHFPVLLGGAALTRTYVERDMRETYQGRVFYGKDAFEGLAVMDRLGELRRTGTEDPDFGRRPGGRDLPRRARRDAAGVAGDEIPDRAPSVATDNPVFEPPFLGSRVVKGIPVADIAEYVNETALFRNQWQFRPVDGEDDPAFKERIRPTMREQLASAMAQGLLVPQVVYGYFPVNGSGDDLVVWDSPERTSELCRFHYPRQPKDPYQCIADFFRPADGDEVDYAAFHIVTMGAEVSKATAKLFADNRYQDYLLLHGLGVEMAEALAEHWHHRIRAEWGFADEDGPTLIGLFRQQYRGGRYSWGYPACPDLEDNLTVAQLLDADRIGIQVGEETSYQYQPEQTTSALICHHPQAKYFVARSDARSAVRG, encoded by the coding sequence ATGGGTTCCTATGAGGATGCGGCCCAAGAGCGCGTCCTCATCTACGACGGGGCGTTTGGCACCTATGTCCAAGAGCAGCCGCTGAGCGCCGACGACTTCGGCGGTCCCGATCTGGAGGGCTGCAACGAGCTCTTGTGCCTCACCCGGCCCGAGCTCATCGCCGGGATGCACGACCTGTACCTGGGCCTCGGAGTGGACGCGGTGGAGACCGCCACCTTCGGGGCGTTCGCCGTGCCCCTGGCCGAATACGGCATCGCCGACCAGGCCTACGAGATCAACCTGGCCGCGGCCCGCATCGCCAAAGAAGCAGCCCACGGCCACTCCGCCGCCGGCCGGCCCCGGTGGGTGGCCGGCTCGGTGGGGCCAGGCACCAAGCTGGCATCGCTGGGCCAGATCCGCTACGCCGACCTGCGCGACGCCTTCGAGGTGCAGGCTCGGGGACTGCTAGATGGCGGGGTCGATCTGTTCATCATCGAGACCCAGTACGACCTGCTCGGGGCCAAAGCGGCCATCAACGGCTGTCGTCGGGCCATGGCCGCCGCGGGCCGAGAAGTGCCGCTGCAAGTGCAGGTCACTATCGAGATGACCGGCCGGATGCTGCCCGGCACCGAGACCGGCGCGGCGCTGGCCGCGCTGGCCCCGCTGAGTCCCGCCGTGTTCGGGCTGAACTGCGCCACCGGCCCCGCCGAGATGGGCGAGCACCTGCGGGTGCTATCGGAGCAGTGTCCGGTGCCGGTGGCCTGCATCCCCAACGCCGGACTCCCCCAGGTGGTGGACGGACGGATGCACTACGACGTCGGACCCGACGAGTTGGCCGACTACCTGGCCCGCTACGTCACCGAGCTGGGGGTGAGCGTGATCGGCGGGTGTTGCGGCACCACTTCCGAGCACCTCCAAGCGGTGATCGACCGCTGCGCCGACCTCGTTCCCGGACCCCGGCCCGGCGCACTGCCCCCGTCGGCCACCTCCATGTACACCGCGGTGCCCTTCGCTCAGGACACGTCGTTTTTGATCGTGGGAGAGCGCACCAACGCCAACGGCTCCCGCAAGTTCCGCGACGCCATGCTGGAGGGCGACTGGGACGGCTGCCTTCAGATCGCACGCGACCAGGTAGGCGAGGGCGCCCACCTGCTGGATTTGTGCGTGGACTACGTGGGGCGCGACGGCACCGCCGACATGGACGAGTTGGCCCGCCGGTTCGCCACCGGCGTGGCCGCCCCGCTGGTACTGGACTCCACCGAGCCCGACGTGATGCAGGCCGGGTTGGAGTGGATCGGCGGCCGGGCGGTGCTGAACTCGGCCAACTTGGAAGACGGCGAGGCGGAGGGCTCACGTCTTGACCGGGTGCTGACGCTGGCCCGGGAGTACGGCGCGGCGGTGGTGTGCTTGCTCATCGACGAGGAGGGCCAGGCCCGAGACCTGGAGTGGAAGATGCGGGTGGCCCACCGCCTCTACCGCCTCGCCGTGGATCGCTACGGGCTGTCCCCTTCCGACCTCATCTTCGACGCCTTGACATTCCCGCTGTCCACCGGCGACGACGACCTGCGCCAAGACGGCCTGGCCACCATCGAGGCCATCCGGCGCATCAAATCCGAATTGCCCGGTGCCTACACCACGCTGGGAGTGTCCAACGTGTCGTTCGGGCTGAAGCCCGCCGCCCGCCACGTACTCAACTCCATGTTCTTGCACGAGTGCCTCAACGCCGGGCTCGACTCGGCCATCGTGCACGCCGGGCGGATCATCCCGCTGAACCGGGTAGACCCGCACCACCGAGACGTGTGCCTGGATTTGATCTACGACCGCCGAGGGTCGGGCGGGATCGCGTCGGAGGGCCGGGGCGACTACGACCCGCTGACCGAGCTCCTAGCCGCATTCGAAAACGTGACCACCACTGCGGCCGTGAAAGAGGACCGCTCCGGGTGGCCGGTGGAGCAGCGCCTGGAGCAGCGCATCATCGACGGCGAACGCGACGGGCTGGAGGACGACCTGGATGAGGCGCTGGCCACCACCCCGGCGCTGGACATCGTCAACAACACGCTGCTGGCGGGGATGAAGGTGGTGGGCGAGCTGTTCGCCTCTGGCGAGATGCAGCTGCCGTTCGTGCTCCAATCAGCCGAGACCATGAAGACCGCGGTGTCGTATCTGGAGCCGCACATGGAAAAGGCCGACGACACCGGGGGCAAGGGCCGGATCGTGCTGGCCACCGTAAAGGGCGACGTCCACGACATCGGCAAGAACCTGGTGGACATCATCTTGACCAACAACGGCTATGAGGTTCACAACCTGGGCATCAAGGTCTCGATCGCCGAGATGATCGAACGGGCTCTGGAGGTGGACGCCCACGCCCTCGGCATGAGCGGTCTGCTGGTCAAGAGCACCCTGATCATGCGGGACAACCTAGAGGAGCTGAACACCCGAGACCTCCACCACTTCCCGGTGCTGTTGGGCGGTGCCGCGCTGACCCGCACCTACGTAGAGCGGGACATGCGGGAGACCTATCAGGGCCGGGTGTTCTACGGCAAGGACGCCTTCGAGGGCCTCGCGGTGATGGACCGGCTGGGCGAGTTGCGCCGCACCGGCACCGAAGATCCCGACTTCGGACGCCGCCCGGGCGGCCGCGACCTGCCCCGCCGGGCCCGCCGGGACGCCGCCGGGGTGGCGGGCGACGAAATCCCGGACAGGGCGCCATCGGTGGCCACCGACAATCCCGTCTTCGAGCCCCCGTTTTTGGGGTCTCGGGTGGTCAAGGGCATTCCCGTGGCCGACATCGCCGAGTACGTGAACGAAACTGCCTTGTTCCGCAATCAGTGGCAGTTCCGTCCCGTGGACGGCGAGGACGACCCCGCGTTCAAAGAGCGCATTCGCCCCACGATGCGCGAGCAGCTCGCCTCAGCCATGGCCCAGGGACTGCTGGTGCCCCAAGTGGTGTACGGCTACTTCCCGGTGAACGGGAGCGGTGACGATCTGGTGGTGTGGGACTCCCCCGAACGCACCTCCGAGCTCTGCCGATTCCACTATCCCCGGCAGCCCAAAGACCCGTATCAGTGCATTGCCGACTTCTTCCGGCCCGCCGATGGCGATGAGGTTGACTACGCCGCCTTCCACATCGTGACCATGGGCGCCGAGGTCTCCAAAGCCACCGCCAAGCTGTTCGCCGACAACCGCTACCAGGACTACCTGCTGCTTCACGGCCTCGGAGTGGAGATGGCTGAAGCCCTCGCTGAGCACTGGCACCACCGCATCCGCGCCGAATGGGGATTCGCTGACGAGGACGGGCCCACCCTCATCGGCTTGTTTCGCCAGCAGTACCGGGGCGGCCGCTACTCCTGGGGCTACCCCGCCTGTCCCGACCTCGAGGACAACCTCACCGTGGCCCAGCTCCTCGACGCCGACCGAATCGGCATCCAAGTCGGCGAGGAAACCAGCTACCAATACCAGCCCGAGCAAACCACCTCGGCCCTCATCTGCCACCACCCCCAGGCCAAGTACTTCGTCGCCCGCTCAGATGCCAGGTCAGCAGTGCGGGGATAA
- a CDS encoding Xaa-Pro peptidase family protein, with product MFSQRLDRARTLMAEQQVDVLLLSVGADLPYFCGYEAMPLERLTMLVVPRSGDVRLIVPRLEAPRVVERPDVFEVVAWDETDDPIDLARSFVGSVSVAAIGDHTWAGFLVDLMKALPATEFRRASEVTSPLRSVKDAVEVESLRSAAAAADRVAVELRSGDIELVGRTEAEVSAELGRRLLAEGHQRVNFAIVAAGENAASPHHEPGERVIKSGEIVLCDFGGTMADTDGVGYCSDITRCVHLGEPPADLVDAYDVLFEAQAAQVAAAEVGRPCQEVDRVGRSMIAEAGFGDNFIHRTGHGIGTEAHEAPYIVEGNTLELRAGHAFSIEPGIYLPGRWGLRLEDIVVAAADGPDNLTTTDHRLAVLDV from the coding sequence ATGTTCAGCCAGCGGCTAGACCGGGCCCGAACCCTGATGGCCGAGCAGCAGGTGGATGTGCTGCTTCTGTCGGTGGGTGCCGACCTGCCCTACTTCTGCGGTTACGAGGCCATGCCGCTCGAGCGGTTGACCATGCTGGTGGTGCCCCGAAGCGGCGACGTCCGGCTCATCGTTCCCCGACTGGAGGCCCCCAGGGTGGTGGAGCGGCCAGACGTGTTCGAGGTTGTGGCGTGGGACGAGACTGACGACCCCATCGATCTAGCCCGCTCGTTTGTTGGCTCCGTCTCGGTGGCGGCAATCGGCGATCACACCTGGGCAGGTTTCCTCGTCGATCTGATGAAAGCTTTGCCGGCGACCGAGTTCCGCCGGGCGTCAGAGGTGACCAGCCCGCTGCGCTCAGTGAAGGACGCTGTCGAGGTGGAGTCGCTGCGGTCAGCGGCCGCCGCTGCCGATCGAGTGGCGGTCGAGCTTCGATCAGGCGACATCGAGTTGGTAGGGCGGACCGAAGCAGAGGTTTCGGCCGAGTTGGGTCGTCGGCTGTTGGCTGAGGGCCACCAACGGGTGAATTTTGCCATCGTGGCCGCTGGCGAGAACGCGGCCAGCCCCCACCACGAGCCAGGGGAACGGGTTATCAAGTCAGGCGAGATCGTGCTGTGCGACTTCGGTGGAACCATGGCCGACACTGACGGAGTTGGCTACTGCTCTGACATCACCCGGTGCGTACACCTTGGCGAGCCCCCCGCCGATCTAGTCGATGCCTATGACGTGCTGTTCGAGGCCCAGGCCGCCCAAGTGGCCGCGGCGGAGGTCGGCCGGCCCTGCCAGGAAGTCGACCGGGTAGGGCGGTCGATGATCGCCGAAGCGGGGTTTGGCGACAACTTCATCCACCGCACCGGCCACGGCATCGGCACCGAGGCCCACGAGGCCCCCTACATCGTGGAGGGCAACACCCTTGAGCTGCGTGCTGGCCACGCCTTTTCGATCGAGCCCGGCATCTATCTGCCCGGGCGATGGGGCTTGCGCTTGGAGGACATTGTTGTTGCAGCTGCCGACGGCCCCGACAACCTCACCACCACCGATCACCGCTTGGCTGTACTTGACGTGTGA
- a CDS encoding leucyl aminopeptidase translates to MIAFRTGRKIPARAELHAVGVCSGGDAERPDELDWEVLSGRGFEAKPGQVEIVSGPDRPIAVVGLGPAEKITTAVIRRAAASLARSAKRAKRITVSVLDAVPDSVDRAEALSALAEGMTLGAYTYGDFKSEHKPNKLENVHVIGPGGREVSEALEQGRRVGEAVCFARDLVNEPGGSLTPTRFAEIAEEIAEREGLEISVLDLDAIREAEMGGLLGVNRGSDQPPRFVEVSYAPDAEAECLGSVALVGKGLTFDSGGLSIKTGTGMMTMKCDMSGGAAVLGVMSAIAAVAPPVKVTGYVPMTDNMLGGDATRPGDVLTIANGKTVEVLNTDAEGRLVLADALSLACRAEPDAIVDLATLTGACMVALGPKVAGLMGNNTAWTDQLADAAERTGERVWRLPLPDDYKAQLDSSVADMKNIGGPHGGALTAGLFLSNFVEEGIPWAHLDIAGPAFTDTEDGETAKGGTGFGVRMLLDALVNFEPPAGASEDD, encoded by the coding sequence GTGATCGCGTTTCGAACCGGCAGGAAAATCCCGGCTCGCGCCGAGCTGCACGCGGTGGGGGTGTGCTCAGGGGGCGATGCTGAGCGGCCTGATGAGCTGGACTGGGAGGTGTTGAGCGGCCGGGGGTTCGAGGCCAAACCCGGTCAGGTGGAGATCGTGTCAGGACCAGACCGGCCCATTGCCGTGGTAGGGCTGGGACCGGCCGAGAAGATCACTACCGCGGTGATTCGCCGGGCGGCGGCATCGCTGGCCCGGTCGGCCAAGCGGGCAAAGCGAATCACAGTGTCGGTGCTCGATGCCGTGCCCGACAGCGTCGACCGCGCCGAGGCGCTGAGTGCTTTGGCCGAGGGGATGACACTGGGGGCCTACACCTACGGAGACTTCAAGTCTGAACACAAGCCCAACAAGCTGGAGAACGTGCACGTCATCGGTCCGGGGGGCCGGGAGGTGTCCGAGGCGCTGGAGCAGGGCCGACGAGTGGGCGAGGCGGTGTGCTTCGCACGTGATCTGGTGAACGAGCCCGGCGGGTCGCTCACTCCCACGCGGTTTGCGGAGATTGCCGAGGAGATTGCCGAGCGGGAGGGGCTGGAGATATCGGTGCTCGATCTGGATGCCATCCGCGAGGCGGAAATGGGCGGTCTGCTGGGGGTGAACCGGGGATCGGATCAACCGCCGCGGTTTGTGGAGGTGTCGTATGCCCCCGACGCGGAGGCCGAGTGCTTGGGGTCGGTTGCGCTGGTGGGCAAAGGGTTGACCTTCGACTCCGGCGGACTGTCGATCAAGACCGGTACCGGGATGATGACCATGAAGTGCGACATGAGCGGGGGAGCGGCAGTGCTGGGAGTGATGTCGGCCATTGCCGCAGTGGCCCCCCCGGTCAAGGTCACCGGCTACGTGCCCATGACCGACAACATGCTGGGAGGCGATGCCACCCGGCCCGGCGATGTGCTGACCATTGCCAACGGCAAGACCGTGGAGGTGCTCAACACCGATGCCGAGGGCCGCCTGGTGCTGGCCGACGCCCTGTCGCTGGCCTGCCGGGCCGAGCCCGATGCCATTGTCGATCTGGCCACTCTCACCGGGGCGTGCATGGTGGCGCTGGGCCCCAAGGTGGCCGGGCTCATGGGCAACAACACCGCGTGGACCGATCAGTTGGCCGACGCCGCCGAGCGCACCGGCGAGCGGGTATGGCGGCTGCCGCTGCCTGACGACTACAAGGCCCAGCTCGACTCCTCGGTGGCCGACATGAAGAACATCGGCGGGCCCCACGGAGGGGCGCTGACCGCCGGGCTGTTCTTGTCCAACTTCGTGGAGGAAGGCATCCCCTGGGCCCACCTGGACATAGCCGGCCCCGCGTTCACCGACACCGAGGACGGCGAGACCGCCAAAGGCGGCACCGGCTTCGGCGTTCGGATGCTCCTGGATGCCCTGGTCAACTTCGAGCCGCCCGCGGGGGCTTCGGAGGATGACTGA